One window from the genome of Salvia splendens isolate huo1 chromosome 9, SspV2, whole genome shotgun sequence encodes:
- the LOC121749106 gene encoding uncharacterized protein LOC121749106, which translates to MHTRSQGTPPFGLLCYQRRKGSGSSAGFEIQQDSPSPIRDNPLFENSDSDLEAESMADNNNNNAVPPPVVRFGDTLRSGIEYPGECAYANDNVNIPPHYISLVNGGNLFHGRDEEDPVSHLNAFYELTNSHRPPNVEHHRIKRALFPFSLRENARAWYDSLPGYNIATFQELKTLFLLEYNSPMKIEKLRDEITSFRQKYDESFAEAWKRFTELIRKCPSHGLAPGHDLLKFYKGLNSEGTGLVTAGSNGNLDDLTHDEVRALFQRLANNQRNWHNPRRGADRAGDTFGATKDAERVTAIEAQLADISTQMSSMTKAVKSLQLTPQPQAVTVMRCGLCQGGHHTDQCSSLQGPPIEDVNYIGNNGQGFNQGNQYSNQQNWRPQQSNWNQSGPSNNSGNQWRTNTQPPGYEKKPSVEDQLGQILSFMTKSQKENESFKERTVEKFGQMETTLRNLETQIGQIATASHTRIPNAIPSDTVPNPKGFEQCKAVKLRSGKDLESPIMLDAQNGSNILHAGADKLFGSQTSHAGADEGIEWATTEARECQQEKEESTMSDIHKKNPLSPAMDPKCPFNFPDFIPPPPFPVENKKKGRKIIQEKGLDWMMNIIRKVNIDVSLVDLFLHFPKFSKFFKDLVAKKEKIQDDGVVILSAFCSQFVKGKMPAKRRDPGSCVIPCEMGDKKFPKCLLDQGSGISLMALKTARSIGLEARIEPIDIDLQLADHSIVKPKGIIEDVLVKVDRFVLPVDFIVLEMEEDKDMPILFGRPFLATGDVVIETKTNTVMFRVDGENVVIKQEKAGKRLLEPG; encoded by the coding sequence ATGCACACGAGATCTCAGGGTACACCGCCTTTCGGAttactctgttatcaaagaaggaAAGGGTCAGGAAGTTCAGCCGGGTTTGAAATTCAACAGGATTCGCCGAGTCCAATCAGAGATAACCCATTGTTTGAGAATAGTGACAGTGATCTGGAAGCTGAGTCGATGGCCGACAATAATAACAACAACGCTGTCCCACCACCCGTTGTGAGGTTTGGCGACACTCTTAGATCGGGAATTGAGTACCCAGGGGAGTGTGCCTACGCAAACGACAACGtcaacattccacctcactacatTAGTTTGGTGAATGGAGGAAATCTTTTCCACGGACGGGATGAGGAAGATCCGGTGAGCCACCTCAATGCCTTTTATGAGCTGACAAACTCGCATAGACCTCCAAATGTGGAGCATCATCGGATTAAGAGGGCCCTATTTCCATTCTCGTTGAGGGAGAACGCAAGAGCGTGGTATGACTCACTCCCGGGCTACAACATAGCAACGTTCCAAGAGTTGAAGACGTTGTTCCTCTTGGAATACAATTCTCctatgaagattgagaagttgagagaTGAGATCACTTCATTCCGACAGAAGTATGACGAGTCTTTCGCGGAAGCCTGGAAGAGATTCACGGAGTTGATAAGGAAATGCCCAAGTCACGGactagctccggggcatgaccttttgaaattctacaaGGGACTCAACAGTGAAGGCACGGGATTGGTGACTGCAGGTTCGAATGGGAACCTAGATGATCTAACTCACGATGAGGTGAGGGCTTTGTTTCAAAGGCTGGCCAACAATCAACGGAATTGGCACAATCCAAGGCGAGGGGCTGATAGAGCGGGAGATACATTTGGTGCTACCAAGGATGCGGAAAGAGTGACCGCAATTGAGGCTCAACTGGCGGACATTAGCACTCAAATGTCGTCGATGACAAAGGCAGTTAAATCTCTTCAACTGACTCCTCAACCCCAAGCTGTGACGGTGATGAGATGTGGGTTGTGCCAAGGAGGGCATCATACTGATCAATGTTCTAGTCTTCAAGGACCACCAATCGAGGATGTGAACTACATTGGCAACAATGGCCAAGGGTTTAACCAAGGCAACCAATACAGCAATCAGCAGAATTGGAGGCCTCAGCAATCGAACTGGAATCAAAGTGGTCCTAGCAACAACTCGGGGAACCAATGGAGGACAAACACTCAACCCccgggttatgagaagaagccatcGGTAGAAGATCAATTGGGACAGATACTCTCCTTCATGACcaagagtcaaaaggagaatgaGAGCTTCAAAGAAAGGACGGTAGAGAAGTTTGGTCAGATGGAGACTACATTGAGGAATCTCGAGACTCAAATTGGGCAGATTGCTACAGCATCTCACACAAGAATTCCTAATGCTATCCCGAGTGATACGGTGCCCAATCCTAAAGGTTTTGAACAGTGCAAGGCAGTTAAGTTAAGAAGTGGAAAGGATCTTGAGTCTCCAATCATGCTAGATGCACAAAATGGCTCGAACATCttgcacgcaggggcggacaaGTTGTTTGGCTCACAAacctcgcacgcaggggcggacgagggGATTGAGTGGGCTACTACCGAAGCTAGGGAATGtcaacaagaaaaagaagagtcAACCATGAGTGATATCCACAAGAAGAATCCACTAAGTCCGGCAATGGACCCGAAGTGTCCATTTAATTTTCCAGATTTTATCCCGCCACCACCTTTCCCAGTCGAGAATAAGAAGAAGggtaggaaaataattcaagagaAAGGACTCGATTGGATGATGAACATTATCAGGAAAGTTAATATAGATGTGTCCCTGGTGGATTTGTTCCTACACTTTCCTAAATTCTCCAAGTTTTTTAAGGATCTTGTTGCGAAAAAGGAGAAGATACAAGACGATGGTGTGGTGATATTGAGCGCATTTTGCTCACAATTTGTGAAGGGAAAGATGCCGGCAAAGAGAAGAGACCCTGGAAGCTGTGTGATCCCATGTGAGATGGGAGATAAGAAGTTCCCAAAATGCCTACTTGATCAAGGCTCGGGAATATCATTGATGGCTCTGAAAACCGCACGGTCAATCGGTCTAGAAGCGAGGATTGAACCAATCGACATTGACCTACAATTGGCGGATCATTCAATTGTGAAACCAAAAGGTATCATCGAGGATGTCTTGGTGAAGGTTGATAGATTTGTACTCCCGGTTGACTTCATTGTCCTAGAGATGGAAGAGGACAAGGATATGCCTATCCTATTTGGTAGGCCATTTTTAGCAACCGGTGATGTTGTGATAGAGACCAAGACAAATACGGTCATGTTTCGAGTAGATGGAGAGaatgtggtgatcaagcaagagAAGGCGGGGAAGCGCCTATTGGAGCCTGGATAG
- the LOC121746530 gene encoding 50S ribosomal protein L12, chloroplastic-like has translation MASTTLSYATLRSAAYPTLPSATFPKQPVEFLSKSAPKPLRRRAQFVRPLAAVDAPEKVVELGDEISNLTLADAQKLVEYLQDKLGVSAASFAPAAAVAAAPAAGDAPAAVEEKTEFDVVIEDVPSNMRIATIKVVRALTNLALKEAKELIEGLPKKFKEAVSKEEAEEAKKQLEEAGAKVSIV, from the coding sequence ATGGCTTCAACCACGCTATCCTACGCCACCCTCCGCTCCGCCGCTTATCCTACACTCCCCTCCGCCACCTTCCCCAAGCAGCCCGTCGAATTCCTCTCCAAATCCGCCCCCAAACCCCTCCGGCGTCGCGCGCAATTCGTCCGCCCTCTCGCCGCCGTCGACGCCCCCGAGAAGGTCGTCGAGCTCGGCGACGAGATATCGAATCTGACCCTTGCCGACGCGCAGAAGCTCGTCGAGTACCTCCAGGACAAGCTCGGCGTTTCCGCCGCGTCGTTCGCCCCcgcggcggcggtggcagcgGCTCCCGCGGCGGGTGACGCgccggcggcggtggaggagaaGACGGAGTTCGATGTGGTGATAGAGGATGTGCCGAGCAACATGAGAATCGCGACGATTAAGGTGGTTAGGGCGCTGACGAATCTGGCGCTGAAGGAGGCGAAGGAGCTGATTGAAGGCTTGCCGAAGAAATTCAAGGAGGCAGTTTCCAAGGAGGAGGCTGAGGAAGCTAAGAAGCAGCTCGAAGAGGCAGGCGCCAAGGTCTCCATTGTTTGA